In a genomic window of Scyliorhinus torazame isolate Kashiwa2021f chromosome 5, sScyTor2.1, whole genome shotgun sequence:
- the LOC140421274 gene encoding heat shock transcription factor, Y-linked-like has protein sequence MSALQKAIKVEKDSDTEGDCTAAAGEEPGCTGAKPPEDSKPQRPAACDQTAAGDSELRTILEENALQALTEESVFKRPRLVYYEEVGDTDLMSLTFPKKLWKIVESDQFASIRWDDGGNCVVIDEESFKKEVLERRGPSRIFETDCMKSFIRQLNLYGFSKIRQDFQRSASLSEFIAEEKGAVSMTKFQFYHNLNFRRDYPHLLPRMKRRVGIKSAIPNLNCTEGDSNSDFPVSGGTQGGPRQLIQTLAVQQNNLVSPTRENEQKFAFENNLSNQRATNTGNTNGSGNPAPPALAVRPADHIATEQSTKVNQMTQFHPSQHGGLIRAGNHAVETSSTTSATSVYHLMPPMAAGFGPMMGMPGFQGMYPDLAAAAAQAHLASLLPFCNPWFSMPMMAAASAISMSSGSSVHHHRPPPHHHHCPNCNCQGGSGSSTRSGPRNSDYMTGPHR, from the exons aTGTCCGCCCTCCAGAAAGCCATCAAAGTGGAGAAGGACAGCGACACCGAGGGCGACTGCACCGCCGCCGCGGGGGAGGAGCCGGGCTGCACGGGCGCCAAGCCCCCGGAGGACAGCAAGCCCCAGCGGCCCGCGGCCTGCGACCAGACGGCAGCCGGGGACTCGGAGTTGAGGACAATATTGGAAGAGAATGCCCTCCAAGCCCTGACTGAGGAGTCGGTTTTCAAAAGACCCCGGCTGGTCTACTACGAGGAGGTAGGTGACACTGACCTTATGTCACTTACCTTCCCGAAAAAACTCTGGAAAATCGTTGAGAGCGATCAGTTTGCGTCCATCCGGTGGGACGATGGTGGAAACTGTGTAGTTATAGATGAGGAGTcctttaagaaagaggtgctggagcGCCGCGGTCCCTCTAGGATTTTTGAAACTGACTGCATGAAAAGTTTCATTCGGCAGCTGAATCTGTACGGTTTTAGCAAAATCCGCCAAGATTTTCAACGATCTGCCTCTCTTTCTGAATTCATTGCTGAAGAAAAAGGAGCAGTTTCAATGACCAAG TTTCAGTTTTACCATAACCTGAATTTCAGAAGAGATTACCCTCACCTGCTGCCCAGAATGAAGCGAAGAGTTGGGATCAAAAGTGCGATTCCTAATCTTAACTGCACAGAAGGGGATTCCAATAGTGACTTCCCTGTCAGTGGGGGGACACAAGGCGGCCCGCGACAGCTCATACAGACCTTAGCTGTGCAGCAGAACAACTTAGTGTCACCTACGAGGGAAAATGAGCAAAAATTTGCGTTTGAAAATAATCTCAGCAATCAACGAGCCACCAATACTGGGAACACAAATGGCTCTGGCAATCCGGCTCCCCCTGCCCTCGCAGTGAGACCAGCCGACCATATAGCTACAGAGCAAAGCACTAAAGTAAACCAAATGACTCAGTTTCATCCGTCACAACATGGCGGCCTGATCCGAGCTGGTAATCATGCTGTGGAGACCAGCAGCACCACGTCAGCTACCTCAGTGTACCACCTCATGCCCCCTATGGCTGCTGGTTTTGGACCTATGATGGGGATGCCGGGTTTCCAAGGCATGTACCCTGACCTTGCTGCGGCCGCTGCCCAAGCACACCTGGCTAGCTTGTTGCCATTTTGCAATCCGTGGTTCTCCATGCCCATGATGGCGGCTGCATCTGCTATTTCCATGTCATCGGGGTCTTCCGTGCACCATCACCGGCCTCCTCCACACCATCACCACTGCCCCAACTGCAACTGTCAAGGAGGCAGTGGATCGTCCACAAGGAGTGGCCCCAGAAACAGTGATTATATGACAGGGCCACACAGATAA